The DNA segment GATCTCCCACTCCACGCCCGGGGTGCTGTCCGCGACCAGAAGCACATGGTCCGCCTTGTTGGCGATCTCCGCCACCTTGTCCTTCCACGTGTCATGGGTGCAATAGACCCGCGCCGCCCCGAACGGCAGGTTCTTCTCGCCGGGGTTCCCCAACGCCAGCGCCGGGCCGTAGCGGCTGAAGCCCTCGATGAGGAAATGGTCGAGCCGCCGCCCGCGGATGCCCGGGGAAAAGACCGCCCGCCACAGCCGGGGGAAAAACCCGCGCTCCGGCAGCCGCACCTGATCATCCTGGAAGGACCGCAGGAACAGGATCGGCGGCCGCCCGTCCCGCTCCACTTGGTCTGCGTAGGAGGCCCGTGAAAACCACCGCGCCGCGCTGCGGAAAAGACTCTGCGTGCCCCCGGTGACCAAGGCCAGCAGCAGCAGGGCCAGGACCTGCAGCGTGACCTCGCCGATGCCATGCGTCTGGAGAAAGACCGGGAACAGGCAGATCACCAGGAAGCCCAGCACCGCCAGGATCATCGTCCCCGCCCAGAGGGCCAGGGATGAGGAATAGGTCAGCAAGTCCGCGACCACCATCCGCCAGAAGGACCGCTTGAGGCCCGGCCAGACCACGAAAACCTCCCTCAGGAAACCGGCGAACGAACGGATCGGCGGGCTCGGGCGGGCGATTTCCCTGCCCGCCGGGCCGAGGCGCGCCGTCTGCAGACCCGCCCACAGGAACGGCAGCGCCAGCACGGTGATGGCCCCGAAGACCAGCGCGTAACTCTGCGCGTCCTTCGTCTGCCAGACATACGGGACGACGGTCCACAACGTCGGCCCGGCGACGATGCCAAGAAACAGCACCCCCACCCCCGGCCTCATCGTCAGCGCTGAAAAAGTCAGCCCCAGGTAGGAAACGAGATAGAGGAACGCCGTCCCGGCCAGCCAGCCCCAGAATTTTCCCCCTCCGGGAAGGTCAGGAAAGAAGTACTGGATGAACATCCACGCCACCAGCGTGGCTGCCGAAGAAACAGACCACCCGCGCAAGCTCACGGATGAAAGACACCGCCCGGTACGCGCGGGCCGGTGCCATCAGCTCGATCTCGCGGAACTGCCCCGTTCCATCTGCCTCCTTCATCGCTGCCATTCCAGTCAGGGCAAGTGCCGTGGGGCAAGATTGCATTCTTCTGCTTGTCCCACAATCTTGACATCTATGGGGACCATATTACGGTTCAGCCATGGCGGAAGGGGTCAATGTGAGGTTCGCAGGCGAGCTTCAGAAGTTTGTCCAATCGAAGGCCGGAAAATCCGGACTCTACGGCTCGGTGAGCGAATACATCCGCGATCTCGTCAGGAAAGACTATGAGCGGGAGGAGAGCCGGAAATGGGCCTGGCTGCGCTCCGAGTTGAAAGCCGGAGCCACCGCCGGGCAGGAGGACTTTGTGGAACTCGACGCTGAATCCATTCTGGCGGAAGCACGGGCATCCAGAACAGGGCGATGAGAATCAGGATTCTTCCCGCCGCGAAGGCGAGGCTTCTTGAAATCTGGAACTACACCGAAGCGCAGTGGGGTGAAAGCCAGGCTGACAAATACTTGCGGGACCTTGTTTCCGCGATGGACGGCCTGGGTGGACGGCGCATGTCATGGAGACCCGTCCACGATGCGGAGCTAGACGGCGTTTTCTTCATCCGGCACGCGCACCACTTCATCTTCTTCCGTTGCTTTCCGGGCGGCGGCATCGGTGTGATCAGCATCCTCCACGAGAGCATGGACATCCCCTCCCGGCTGAGGGATGACTCCGGGGACTGATCCGCTTTCCGCAGGAACGAATACCTCCAGCGGCTCGATGAGGTTCGCGGGCAGGGGGAACATCCGGTCGTAAATGCCGGGGGCGATCTCATTCGCGGTGGCGTAGGCCTCGCGGATCATCTCCATCTTCGCGTCCAGGTTGTCGATGTAGTGGAGCGCATGCGCCTCCGGAGTGCGTGGCAGGACCGGTGAGCCGAACTCGAGCTGCCCGTGGTGGCTGCCGATGAGGTGCAGGAGGTGGAGCCGGACACTTTCCGTCTTCGGCGTGAGATCGTCCCAGACCGCGGCTTCTTCGGAGGCACCGATGTCATGCCACAGCTTGTTCACCAGCTCGATCCCCAGCGGGATGTGGCCGAGCATTTCCCCATAGACGCTGATCTGCTGGGCGAAGCCGGATTTCGGGTAGGTGTTTTCCCACAGCTTGCCGCAGTCGTGGAAAAGGACGCCGGTCAGCAGCAGGTCGCGGTTCAGCTCCGGATAGACCGGGCAGAGGGCGTCCGCGGAGGCCATCATCTGGGAGACGTGTTCTACGAGGCCGCCGCGGCGGGCGTGGTGGTTCTTCTTCGCCGCGCCGGTCCTCCGGAAGCGGTCCCCCATGGTGTCGAGAAAATGGAAACACAGGGTCCGCAGGCGGGGGTCGAGGATGGAGCCGCACAGCGCGGTGATCCGGGCGTAGTCCGCCTCCTGCTTCGCCCGCAGGGTGGGGTCGCCGGAGAGGAAATCCGCGATGGCATCCCCGTCCGGGCGGAACCATTCCAGCCCGTTCGCATTCACCCCGTACTGGTTCTGCGTCCAGGCGGCTTCCAGCCGGAGGATGGCGCCCTCTTCCAGCGCGGAGGCGGAATCGAACGCGGCGGAGTCCGACCACAGCTTGAGCGTGAAATTTCCCGTGGAATCCGCGAACACCGCTTCCAGGTAGGGCTTTCCTCCCTTGGTCATCTTGGTGCCCCGGGACTGGAGCTGGGCATGGATGGCGGCGGAAACGGGGATCTCGCCCGCCAGATCCTTGATGGCAGCAATCGTCATGGGACTCACACCCCGGAGCATGCCAGCACCCATCCCCCTGTCACGAAGGATCTGCCCTGCGCCCAGGGCCACCTCATTTCGGAGGCTCCACCCGGGATTCGAAAAGAATTACCACTGATTGCACTGATTTACTGATTTGAAGAGAAGGAGGAATGGACTTTCTTCCTCCATATTGCCGGATTCTGAATCAGTAAATCAGTGAAATCAGTGGTGATCCACCTGCTTCCTCCAGCAACGCCCGAAATGAGGTAGCCCTGGCCCTGCGCCGCCGGAGCGGTCATCGCGGGGAGCGGGCTACGCATTTTTCAACCACGGATGGGCGCGGATGGACGCGGATGAAGATGGGAAATGAAGTTCCCGGCTATTTGGAAGTGCCGGAATGCGGGGCGTGATGGTTGAACGATACTCTCTTTGAATCCGTGTCCATCTGTGTCCATCCCGTGGTTCATTTCTCCCAAACGAGCGGGTTGCGCCCGCCTGCACCCTTTATTTTTCGTGCCAAGTGCGGCAATCCGTGCTTTCCATCCCCGCGCCGATCCCGTTTTCCGCCCATGTCCACCGAGCTGACACGAAATTTCTCCATCATCGCCCACATCGACCACGGGAAGACCACGCTCTCCGACCGCCTGATGGGTGCGACCAACACCGTGGCCGAGCGGGATGAGAAGGCCCAGCTCCTGGACGCCATGGATCTGGAGCGGGAAAAGGGCATCACCATCAAGTCCCACCCCGTCGCCATGGAGTACAAGGCGAAGGACGGGAAGACGTACAAGCTCAACCTGCTGGACACGCCCGGCCACGTTGATTTCTCCTACGAAGTCGCCCGCTCGCTGGCCGCCTGCGAGGGCGCGATCCTGATGGTGGACGCCGCCCAGGGCGTTGAGGCCCAGACGGTGGCGAACCTCCACCTCGCCCATGAACAGAACCTTGTCATCATCCCGGTCCTCAATAAGATCGACCTGCCCGCAGCGGACGTCGCGAAGTGCCGCAGGCAGCTCGAGGACATCCTCGCCATCCCCGGTGAGGACGCCATCCCGGCCTCCGCGAAGGCCGGCATCGGCATCGAGGACATCCTGGAAGCCGTCGTCCAGCGGGTGCCGGCCCCGGTGGAGAATGCGGACAAGCTGCTCCGCTGCTCCGTTTTCGATTCGATCTATGACACCTACCGCGGCGTCGTTTCCTATGTCCGGGTTTTTTCCGGCACGGTGAAGAAAGGACAGCGGGTGCGCCTGATGGCCACGGACAAGACCTACGAGGTCAAGGAAGTGGGGGTTTTCACCCCGAAAATGACCGCCCGCTCCGTCCTCCAGGCCGGTGATGTGGGCTACGTCATCGCCAACATGAAGTCCGCCGACGAGGCGAAGATCGGCGACACCATCACCGACAACACCCACCCGGCCCCCGAGCCGCTGCCCGGCTACAAGGAGATCCAGCCGATGGTCTTCTCCGGCATCTATCCCGTCGAATCCTCCGACTATGAGGCGCTGAAGGCCGCGATGGCCAAGCTCCAGATCAACGACGCCGCCTTCACCTTTTCCTCGGAGAGTTCCACCGCGCTCGGCTTCGGCTTCCGCTGCGGCTTCCTCGGCCTGCTCCACATGGAGATCATCCAGGAGCGCCTGCGCCGGGAGTTCAACATGAACGTCATCTCCACCTACCCGTCCGTGATCTACCAGGTCACGCTCACGGATGGCACGGAGGTGATCGTGGACAACCCCACCCTCTTCCCGGAAACGCAGACCATCCAGGAGATCCGGGAACCGGTCGTGAACGTGTACCTCATGGTCCCCGGCGAATACATCGGCGACATGATGCAGCTCGTCATGGAGAAGCGCGGCGATGTCACCAACACGGAGACCATCGACGAGATGCGCGTCATGCTTTCCTGCGTGCTGCCGCTGGGTGAGATCCTGGTCGATTTCAACGACCGCATGAAGTCGATGACCCGCGGCTACGGCTCCATGGACTATGAACACGCCGGCTACCGCGCCGCGAAGATGGTGAAGATGGACATGCTCATCGCCGGGGATCCGGTGGAGGCGTTCTCCACCATCGTCCACCGTGACAAGGCGGAGTCCTACGGCCGCCTGCTGGCCGGAAAGCTGAAGGACGTCATCCCGCCGCACCTTTTCGTCGTCGCCATCCAGGCCGCCGTCGGCGGCAAGATCGTCGCCCGTGAGTCCATCTCCGCCATGCGGAAGAACGTGACCGCGAAGTGCTACGGCGGTGACATCTCCCGGAAGCGCAAGCTGCTGGAGAAGCAGAAGGAAGGTAAGAAGAAGATGAAGATGTTCGGCAAGGTGAACATCCCGCAAGACGCCTTCATCCGCGTGCTCAAGAGCGGGGATTGATCCCCGGTGCGGGGGAAATCCCGCTTGTCGATCCCACAGGGTGGGCCATGGTATGCGTCAACGCTGCCAATGGCTCTCACCGCACTCATCTGTCCGCAATGTTCGTCTCCGCTGCCGCGTGTGGCGCTGTGGCGCTCGGTGAAATGTCCTGCCTGCGGGTCGCTGCTCACGAAGACGGAATCGGCGGTGGAGCGTGCCACTTTCCGCGAGGCGTTGAAGCGCGCGAAGGAATCAGCGATCCATCCCGGCACCACCGTATCATGTGCCGGACAACGCTACCGCCTGCTGGAACTGCTGGGCAAAGGCGATGGCTCTGAGGTCCATCTCGCCCGGAGTGGCGGGGTGTTCCCTTTCCTTGCCACGTTGAAGATTTCGCTCAACCAGAAGGCGAAGGATCGCCATGAAAAGGAAGCTGCCGTATTGGGGGAACTGCTCGCGCCGCTGCAGGGAGCAGCCAGCCTTTATGCGGCGCGTTGCCTGCCGGAGGTCATCGCCCATGGGAAGGTGGAGGGCGACGGGCAGCGGCACGCGTTGGTTCTGAAGCATCCTTATGGCTATTGGGGCAGCCTGGCGGCACTGGCGGCGAGGTTTCCTGGCGGGATCGATCCCCGGCACGCGGTTTGGATCTGGCGGAGGATTCTGGATACGCTGCACTTCCTCCACTCGCTCGGCTGGACCCATGGCGACCTGAAGCCGCAGCATGTGCTGGTCAACGCGAAGGATCACACGGTCCGCCTGATCGGTTTCGCGTCCGCACGCAGGCACGCGAGTGTGAAGGACAAGACGCGCGACCTGCGGGACAGCGCGCGCATCATCCTCGCCCTCTGCGGGAGCAATTCATCCGTTCCGCCCGCACTCGCCGCCCTGCTGGAGCAGGCGGCGGAGGTGGATACATTCCCGACTTCGGACGGTGCCCCCGGGCTTGACGCCCTGCTCCGTGCCGCCGCGCAGGAAGCATTCGGCCCGCCTTCATTCGTCCATCTCCATCTTTGAACCAACCAACCACCAGCCACCACCATGGGATACGGAAGCTACTCGATCGACGCCCACCGGGCACTCACCGCGGGCCGCGCCCACAAGGGACTGAACGAAGTGTTCAGCCAGACACAGTGCCATGCCCTGATGAATCCGAAGGGCCTGAAGGTGCGCGAGTGCCGTGACAGCGAGGACCATCCGGATTCGCTGGGAGTCATCTTCGCGCTCGATGTGACGGGGTCGATGGGGAGCATCCCGCATCTGCTTGCGAAACAGGAACTGCCGAATTTCATGAAGCTGCTCAATGGCTGCGGACTGCCCGACCCACAGGTGATGTTCATGGCCATCGGGGATGCGACTTCCGACAGGGCGTCCCTGCAGGTGGGACAGTTCGAAAGCACCGCGGAGCTGATGGACCAGTGGCTGACCTGGAGCTACCTCGAAGGCGGTGGCGGTGGCACCGGTTCGGAAAGCTACGAGCTGGGATTCTACATCGCCGCGCAGCACACGGATACGGACAACTTCGCCAAGCGGAAGAAGAAGGGCTTCCTGTTCATGACGGGGGACGAACTCCCCTACCCTTCCGTTTCGCGGCACCAGATCGAGGCGCTGGTCGGATCGAAGCTCGATGAGGACATCCCGGTGGAGGAAGTCATCGCCGCCGCCGCTGAGAGCTACCACCTGTTTTTTCTGATCCCGGATCCGGAACGCGCGAAACGCTGCGGGGCGCGCTGGCGGCAGTTGCTGGGGGACCATGCCATCATCATGGAGTCCCCGGTGGATGCCTGCACGGTGGCGGCGTCCATCGTCGGGATCACCGAAGGCCGGATCAAGAGCCTGGATGATTTGGCAAAGATCCTGATTTCCGATGGCTTCGCCAAGGAGCGTGTGGGTTCCACTCTCCGCGCGGTGGAGCCGTATGCCGCGCTGCTGGGCCTCGGCTCGTCATCCTATGCCAAGGCGGACGACGGCGAGCACAAGTCGTGGTGGAGCAAGCTGTTCGATTGATCCCAGCAGCGTGTGAGCGGGACCCGGCATGCATCCGTCCTCGGCCTCGGTTTCGGGGACTGCGGGAAAGGCCATTTCGTCCATGCCCTGGCGCGCCGGTGGCAGGCGCATACCGTCGTGCGTTTCAGCGGGGGTGCGCAGGCCGGTCACAATGTGGTGGCACGCTCCACGGACGGGGCGCTGCGGCACCACACGTTCTCCCAGTTCGGCTCCGGAACATTCCTGCCCGGTGTCCGCACGCTGTTGGTCGATCCCATGGTTGTCCATCCCACCGCGCTGCTGGTGGAGGCGGAGGCGCTGCGGCTCTGCGGTGTGGACGATGCGCTGGCGCGGATGATGATCGACGGCAGATGCCGGGTCACCACACCCTTCCACCAGGCGGCGGGCCGCCTGCGCGAGATCCGGCGTGGGGCATCCGCGCACGGGACCTGCGGCGTGGGCGTGGGTGAGACCGTCCATCATGGACTCCTGCATCCTGAGCAGTCCTTCCGCTACGAAGACCTGCTCCCATCCGGAAAGGCATCCGCGTTGGAAAAGCTGGAGGCGATCCGGACCACGCTGCTGGATGAATTTTCCGGAGAAGCCGGACCGCTTGCGGAAGAAGAGATGGCCGCGCTGGAGGACGGGACGCTGGCGGCACGGTGGTGGGGCATCGCGGTGGCCGTCGCCCGCCAATGCCCGCCCGCCCGCAGTTATGAAGTGGCGGCCCGCCTGGAGCTGCCCGGCTGTGTCATCCATGAAGGCGCACAGGGCATCCTGCTGGATGAATGGCATGGCTTCCACCCGCACACCACCTGGAGCAGCATCACCACCGCCGCTCTTGGAGAAGCGCTCGGGAAGTTCGGCATCCGGCCGGAGATCAGGCACCATGGAGTGCTGAGGACCTACTTCACCCGTCATGGCGCGGGGCCGTTTCCGACCCACGACCGGACCCTGGACCCGATGTTGGGGGAACCCCACAACGCCAGCGACGGATGGCAGGGTGAATTCCGCCGCGGCCATCCGGACGGCGTGCTGCTGGATCACGCGCTCCGCTCGGTGGGACGGCTCGACGGCTTGCTGGTCAGCCATCTGGATGTCTTCCGGAAGGGAGTCCGGCTGAAATGGTGCGGCGGCTATGACATCGGCGGGAACCCCGAGCCGCTCCGAAGCCTGCCGGAGGGAAAGCCGCGCGACCTCGCGCACCAGGAGTCGTTGACCCGGTTGCTGCAGGGCGCGACACCGCGCTATGAGGCGGATCACCTTTGCTCGGAGGAAGACTATCTGGCCCGGCTGGACGCGGCGACACCGTTGCCGGTCGTGGCAACCTCATGTGGCCCGGAAGCCGATGATGTCAGGTTCCGCTGAATCCCCCGCTCACCCATCCTGCGGTGTGAACCCCATCACGATGTCGAAGGTCACTGCCAGCTCGCCCGCCTTGCTGCCGGGGATGGGCTTGAACTCGCGGATGACGGACTCGCGCTGCGCGGCGTCCTTGATGTTGCGGATGACGAAGTCCTTTTCGTTCGCCGGGTCGCCCTTCACGTAGAGCTGGGTGGTCCATTTCTCTCGGCCTTTCATTTTCACCGCGAAATGGATGTGCGGCACGCGGCCGGGGTATTTCACCGGCTTGATGGTGCGGAAGTAATACTCGCCCGCGGAGCCGGTCAGGAACCGGCCGAAGCCCTGGAAGTTTCCATCCCGCTTTTCAGTGCCATCGCTGCCCTTGTGGAGATAGACGCCGTTCTGGTCCGTCTGCCAGATCTCGACCACCGCGTTGCGGATGGGAGCGCCGTTTTCATCCAGCACGCGGCCGCTGAGGTGGGTGATCTCCCCGAGCGACGGGTTGGTGGAATCGTTGATGATGATGAGGTCGTTGTCCGTATCCAGCGGCAGGTCGGTGGGGTAGAACGGTCCCTCCGTCTGGCGCGGGGTGAGGGTGAGCGCTTCGGCAAAGGCACCGGGGATCCAGAGGCCGGCGGCCCCCGCCACGAAGTTCCGCATGAAATGACGGCGGTGATTCATGCTCCATGAAACACCGGGAAATCCCGTCAGTCAGCAAAATCTTCCGCTTGAACCCGCCCCGCTCCGGCATTCAACTGCGCCCATGGACGCCGTCCCGCAATCCCTCCACGATCCCGGCTTTTCCGGGCTCGAGGACATGCTGCGGGCCGACGGCGTGAACCCCATCCATGCGAAGGCGCTGTGGCGCGCGCTCCACCGGGAGGCCGTGACGGACCTGCATGCGTGCGATTTCTCCCCTCCGCTGCAGGAGTGGGTGGGGCACAACGTGGGCGAGGGAAAGCGCTTTTTTCTGGATGTCCCGGAGGTCGTGGATGAGACGCACAGTTCCGACGGACTGACGAAAAAGTTCCTGCTGCGGCTGCGTGACGGCCAGACGATCGAGACGGTGCTGATGGGCTACGATGGCCGCCAGACGGCCTGCGTGAGCACCCAGGCCGGTTGCGCCATGGGCTGCGTCTTCTGCGCCACCGGGCAGATGGGCTTTGTCCGCCACCTGCGGCCGGGAGAGATCGTCGCGCAGGTGAACCACGTGCGGCGCGTGCTGGGACAGAGCGCCCCGGACAAGCGGCTGCGCAACCTGGTGATGATGGGCATGGGCGAGCCGCTCCACAACTATGACGCCGTCATGCACGCGCTGGCCACCATCTCGGACGTTCGCGGCGCGAGCGTGGGCCCAGCGAAGATTTCCGTCAGCACGGTTGGCGTCATCCCCTCCATCCTGCGGATGGCCGAGGAGGGCAGGCCCTACAACCTCGCGGTGAGCCTGCACGGCTCCACCGAGGAGGAACGCTCCTCCCTCATCCCCGTGAGCAAGCGCTGGTCGCTGGAGTCACTGATCGACGCCTGCCGCCAATACGGGACCATCACCGGAAGGCGCATCTTCTTCGGCTGGACGCTCATCGCCGGAAAGAACGATTCCGAGGAAACCGCCCATCGCCTGGCCGCGCTGCTGCACGGCATCGACGCTCACGTGAACCTCATCCCGCTCAACCCGACGAGCGGCTTTGACGGGCGGACGTCGGCCAATGCCGCCGGGGTGAAGTTCCAGCGCATCCTGCGTGACGCGGGGTTCCCCTGCACGTTCCGCCAGCGCCGTGGCATCGACGTCGCCGCAGGTTGCGGGCAGTTGAAGGCCGATAAAAAGGCCCGCGCCGCTTCGTAGAGCCAGCTCCCCTGTTCTTATGAAAATCCACACGTTCGCCGCGCTCGCCGGCGTTACCTGCGTCGCATCCGCCCTGGAACTGAAACCCGGTTCGGGCGGCATCCGCATCGATGCCGGCAGCCTCGGGGACTTCAACCTTTCCTATCCCGCGCTGGGCACGAA comes from the Luteolibacter sp. SL250 genome and includes:
- a CDS encoding type II toxin-antitoxin system ParD family antitoxin, whose amino-acid sequence is MAEGVNVRFAGELQKFVQSKAGKSGLYGSVSEYIRDLVRKDYEREESRKWAWLRSELKAGATAGQEDFVELDAESILAEARASRTGR
- a CDS encoding HD domain-containing protein, with protein sequence MTIAAIKDLAGEIPVSAAIHAQLQSRGTKMTKGGKPYLEAVFADSTGNFTLKLWSDSAAFDSASALEEGAILRLEAAWTQNQYGVNANGLEWFRPDGDAIADFLSGDPTLRAKQEADYARITALCGSILDPRLRTLCFHFLDTMGDRFRRTGAAKKNHHARRGGLVEHVSQMMASADALCPVYPELNRDLLLTGVLFHDCGKLWENTYPKSGFAQQISVYGEMLGHIPLGIELVNKLWHDIGASEEAAVWDDLTPKTESVRLHLLHLIGSHHGQLEFGSPVLPRTPEAHALHYIDNLDAKMEMIREAYATANEIAPGIYDRMFPLPANLIEPLEVFVPAESGSVPGVIPQPGGDVHALVEDADHTDAAARKATEEDEVVRVPDEENAV
- the lepA gene encoding translation elongation factor 4; the encoded protein is MSTELTRNFSIIAHIDHGKTTLSDRLMGATNTVAERDEKAQLLDAMDLEREKGITIKSHPVAMEYKAKDGKTYKLNLLDTPGHVDFSYEVARSLAACEGAILMVDAAQGVEAQTVANLHLAHEQNLVIIPVLNKIDLPAADVAKCRRQLEDILAIPGEDAIPASAKAGIGIEDILEAVVQRVPAPVENADKLLRCSVFDSIYDTYRGVVSYVRVFSGTVKKGQRVRLMATDKTYEVKEVGVFTPKMTARSVLQAGDVGYVIANMKSADEAKIGDTITDNTHPAPEPLPGYKEIQPMVFSGIYPVESSDYEALKAAMAKLQINDAAFTFSSESSTALGFGFRCGFLGLLHMEIIQERLRREFNMNVISTYPSVIYQVTLTDGTEVIVDNPTLFPETQTIQEIREPVVNVYLMVPGEYIGDMMQLVMEKRGDVTNTETIDEMRVMLSCVLPLGEILVDFNDRMKSMTRGYGSMDYEHAGYRAAKMVKMDMLIAGDPVEAFSTIVHRDKAESYGRLLAGKLKDVIPPHLFVVAIQAAVGGKIVARESISAMRKNVTAKCYGGDISRKRKLLEKQKEGKKKMKMFGKVNIPQDAFIRVLKSGD
- a CDS encoding serine/threonine-protein kinase, with amino-acid sequence MALTALICPQCSSPLPRVALWRSVKCPACGSLLTKTESAVERATFREALKRAKESAIHPGTTVSCAGQRYRLLELLGKGDGSEVHLARSGGVFPFLATLKISLNQKAKDRHEKEAAVLGELLAPLQGAASLYAARCLPEVIAHGKVEGDGQRHALVLKHPYGYWGSLAALAARFPGGIDPRHAVWIWRRILDTLHFLHSLGWTHGDLKPQHVLVNAKDHTVRLIGFASARRHASVKDKTRDLRDSARIILALCGSNSSVPPALAALLEQAAEVDTFPTSDGAPGLDALLRAAAQEAFGPPSFVHLHL
- a CDS encoding adenylosuccinate synthetase, which encodes MSGTRHASVLGLGFGDCGKGHFVHALARRWQAHTVVRFSGGAQAGHNVVARSTDGALRHHTFSQFGSGTFLPGVRTLLVDPMVVHPTALLVEAEALRLCGVDDALARMMIDGRCRVTTPFHQAAGRLREIRRGASAHGTCGVGVGETVHHGLLHPEQSFRYEDLLPSGKASALEKLEAIRTTLLDEFSGEAGPLAEEEMAALEDGTLAARWWGIAVAVARQCPPARSYEVAARLELPGCVIHEGAQGILLDEWHGFHPHTTWSSITTAALGEALGKFGIRPEIRHHGVLRTYFTRHGAGPFPTHDRTLDPMLGEPHNASDGWQGEFRRGHPDGVLLDHALRSVGRLDGLLVSHLDVFRKGVRLKWCGGYDIGGNPEPLRSLPEGKPRDLAHQESLTRLLQGATPRYEADHLCSEEDYLARLDAATPLPVVATSCGPEADDVRFR
- a CDS encoding protocatechuate 3,4-dioxygenase produces the protein MNHRRHFMRNFVAGAAGLWIPGAFAEALTLTPRQTEGPFYPTDLPLDTDNDLIIINDSTNPSLGEITHLSGRVLDENGAPIRNAVVEIWQTDQNGVYLHKGSDGTEKRDGNFQGFGRFLTGSAGEYYFRTIKPVKYPGRVPHIHFAVKMKGREKWTTQLYVKGDPANEKDFVIRNIKDAAQRESVIREFKPIPGSKAGELAVTFDIVMGFTPQDG
- the rlmN gene encoding 23S rRNA (adenine(2503)-C(2))-methyltransferase RlmN, whose translation is MDAVPQSLHDPGFSGLEDMLRADGVNPIHAKALWRALHREAVTDLHACDFSPPLQEWVGHNVGEGKRFFLDVPEVVDETHSSDGLTKKFLLRLRDGQTIETVLMGYDGRQTACVSTQAGCAMGCVFCATGQMGFVRHLRPGEIVAQVNHVRRVLGQSAPDKRLRNLVMMGMGEPLHNYDAVMHALATISDVRGASVGPAKISVSTVGVIPSILRMAEEGRPYNLAVSLHGSTEEERSSLIPVSKRWSLESLIDACRQYGTITGRRIFFGWTLIAGKNDSEETAHRLAALLHGIDAHVNLIPLNPTSGFDGRTSANAAGVKFQRILRDAGFPCTFRQRRGIDVAAGCGQLKADKKARAAS